From Elephas maximus indicus isolate mEleMax1 chromosome 1, mEleMax1 primary haplotype, whole genome shotgun sequence, a single genomic window includes:
- the LOC126073164 gene encoding patr class I histocompatibility antigen, A-126 alpha chain-like isoform X11, whose amino-acid sequence MAPRTLLLLLSGALALTQTRASSHSLRYFDTAVSRPGRGEPRFISVGYVDDTQFVRFDGDAANPRMEPRAPWMEQEGPEYWDQETRSVKGAAQTFRVDLRTLRGYYNQSDAGSHTIQRMYGCEVGPDGRLLRGYQQHAYDGADYIALNEDLSSWTAADTAAQITRHKWEADKAADQVKAYVEGACVEGLRRYLENGKESLQRADPPKAHITHHPISDREATLRCWALSFYPAEITLTWQRDGEDQTQDMELVETRPAGDGTFQKWAAMVVPSGEEQRYTCHVQHEGLPKPLTLTWESRSQSPAIIMGIIAGLVFLVVVVALVAGAVIWRKKSSGGKGGNYAQAASSNSAQGSDVSLMACKA is encoded by the exons ATGGCGCCCCGGaccctcctcctgctgctctcGGGGGCCCTGGCCCTGACCCAGACCCGGGCGA GCTCCCACTCCCTGAGGTATTTCGACACCGCCGTGTCCCGGCCCGGCCGCGGGGAGCCCCGCTTCATCTCCGTCGGCTACGTGGACGACACGCAGTTCGTGCGGTTCGACGGCGACGCCGCGAACCCGAGGATGGAGCCGCGGGCGCCGTGGATGGAGCAGGAGGGGCCGGAGTATTGGGACCAGGAGACACGGAGCGTCAAGGGCGCCGCACAGACTTTCCGAGTGGACCTGCGGACCCTGCGCGGCTACTACAACCAGAGCGACGCCG GGTCTCACACCATCCAGAGGATGTACGGCTGTGAAGTGGGGCCCGACGGGCGCCTCCTCCGTGGCTACCAGCAGCACGCCTATGACGGCGCCGACTACATCGCCCTGAACGAGGACCTGAGCTCCTGGACGGCGGCGGACACGGCCGCTCAGATCACCCGGCACAAGTGGGAGGCTGACAAGGCTGCAGATCAGGTCAAGGCCTACGTGGAGGGTGCCTGTGTGGAGGGGCTTCGCAGATACCTGGAGAACGGGAAGGAATCTCTGCAGCGCGCAG ACCCCCCCAAAGCACACATAACCCACCACCCCATCTCTGACCGTGAGGCCACGCTGCGGTGCTGGGCCCTGAGCTTCTATCCTGCGGAGATCACCCTGACCTGGCAGCGAGATGGAGAGGACCAGACCCAGGACATGGAGCTTGTGGAGACCAGGCCTGCAGGGGACGGAACCTTCCAGAAGTGGGCAGCCATGGTGGTGCCCTCTGGAGAGGAGCAGAGATACACGTGCCATGTGCAGCATGAGGGGCTGCCCAAGCCTCTCACCCTGACATGGG AGTCccgttctcagtcccctgccatCATCATGGGAATCATTGCTGGCCTGGTATTCCTTGTGGTCGTTGTAGCTCTGGTGGCTGGAGCTGTGATCTGGAGGAAGAAGAGCTCAG GTGGAAAAGGAGGGAACTATGCTCAGGCTGCAA
- the LOC126073164 gene encoding patr class I histocompatibility antigen, A-126 alpha chain-like isoform X4 translates to MAPRTLLLLLSGALALTQTRASSHSLRYFDTAVSRPGRGEPRFISVGYVDDTQFVRFDGDAANPRMEPRAPWMEQEGPEYWDQETRSVKGAAQTFRVDLRTLRGYYNQSDAGSHTIQRMYGCEVGPDGRLLRGYQQHAYDGADYIALNEDLSSWTAADTAAQITRHKWEADKAADQVKAYVEGACVEGLRRYLENGKESLQRADPPKAHITHHPISDREATLRCWALSFYPAEITLTWQRDGEDQTQDMELVETRPAGDGTFQKWAAMVVPSGEEQRYTCHVQHEGLPKPLTLTWESRSQSPAIIMGIIAGLVFLVVVVALVAGAVIWRKKSSGGKGGNYAQAASSNSAQGSDVSLMACKA, encoded by the exons ATGGCGCCCCGGaccctcctcctgctgctctcGGGGGCCCTGGCCCTGACCCAGACCCGGGCGA GCTCCCACTCCCTGAGGTATTTCGACACCGCCGTGTCCCGGCCCGGCCGCGGGGAGCCCCGCTTCATCTCCGTCGGCTACGTGGACGACACGCAGTTCGTGCGGTTCGACGGCGACGCCGCGAACCCGAGGATGGAGCCGCGGGCGCCGTGGATGGAGCAGGAGGGGCCGGAGTATTGGGACCAGGAGACACGGAGCGTCAAGGGCGCCGCACAGACTTTCCGAGTGGACCTGCGGACCCTGCGCGGCTACTACAACCAGAGCGACGCCG GGTCTCACACCATCCAGAGGATGTACGGCTGTGAAGTGGGGCCCGACGGGCGCCTCCTCCGTGGCTACCAGCAGCACGCCTATGACGGCGCCGACTACATCGCCCTGAACGAGGACCTGAGCTCCTGGACGGCGGCGGACACGGCCGCTCAGATCACCCGGCACAAGTGGGAGGCTGACAAGGCTGCAGATCAGGTCAAGGCCTACGTGGAGGGTGCCTGTGTGGAGGGGCTTCGCAGATACCTGGAGAACGGGAAGGAATCTCTGCAGCGCGCAG ACCCCCCCAAAGCACACATAACCCACCACCCCATCTCTGACCGTGAGGCCACGCTGCGGTGCTGGGCCCTGAGCTTCTATCCTGCGGAGATCACCCTGACCTGGCAGCGAGATGGAGAGGACCAGACCCAGGACATGGAGCTTGTGGAGACCAGGCCTGCAGGGGACGGAACCTTCCAGAAGTGGGCAGCCATGGTGGTGCCCTCTGGAGAGGAGCAGAGATACACGTGCCATGTGCAGCATGAGGGGCTGCCCAAGCCTCTCACCCTGACATGGG AGTCccgttctcagtcccctgccatCATCATGGGAATCATTGCTGGCCTGGTATTCCTTGTGGTCGTTGTAGCTCTGGTGGCTGGAGCTGTGATCTGGAGGAAGAAGAGCTCAG GTGGAAAAGGAGGGAACTATGCTCAGGCTGCAA GCAGCAACAGTGCCCAGGGCTCTGATGTGTCTCTCATGGCTTGTAAAG caTGA
- the LOC126073164 gene encoding patr class I histocompatibility antigen, A-126 alpha chain-like isoform X5, whose translation MAPRTLLLLLSGALALTQTRASSHSLRYFDTAVSRPGRGEPRFISVGYVDDTQFVRFDGDAANPRMEPRAPWMEQEGPEYWDQETRSVKGAAQTFRVDLRTLRGYYNQSDAGSHTIQRMYGCEVGPDGRLLRGYQQHAYDGADYIALNEDLSSWTAADTAAQITRHKWEADKAADQVKAYVEGACVEGLRRYLENGKESLQRADPPKAHITHHPISDREATLRCWALSFYPAEITLTWQRDGEDQTQDMELVETRPAGDGTFQKWAAMVVPSGEEQRYTCHVQHEGLPKPLTLTWESRSQSPAIIMGIIAGLVFLVVVVALVAGAVIWRKKSSGGKGGKYAQAASSNSAQGSDVSLMACKA comes from the exons ATGGCGCCCCGGaccctcctcctgctgctctcGGGGGCCCTGGCCCTGACCCAGACCCGGGCGA GCTCCCACTCCCTGAGGTATTTCGACACCGCCGTGTCCCGGCCCGGCCGCGGGGAGCCCCGCTTCATCTCCGTCGGCTACGTGGACGACACGCAGTTCGTGCGGTTCGACGGCGACGCCGCGAACCCGAGGATGGAGCCGCGGGCGCCGTGGATGGAGCAGGAGGGGCCGGAGTATTGGGACCAGGAGACACGGAGCGTCAAGGGCGCCGCACAGACTTTCCGAGTGGACCTGCGGACCCTGCGCGGCTACTACAACCAGAGCGACGCCG GGTCTCACACCATCCAGAGGATGTACGGCTGTGAAGTGGGGCCCGACGGGCGCCTCCTCCGTGGCTACCAGCAGCACGCCTATGACGGCGCCGACTACATCGCCCTGAACGAGGACCTGAGCTCCTGGACGGCGGCGGACACGGCCGCTCAGATCACCCGGCACAAGTGGGAGGCTGACAAGGCTGCAGATCAGGTCAAGGCCTACGTGGAGGGTGCCTGTGTGGAGGGGCTTCGCAGATACCTGGAGAACGGGAAGGAATCTCTGCAGCGCGCAG ACCCCCCCAAAGCACACATAACCCACCACCCCATCTCTGACCGTGAGGCCACGCTGCGGTGCTGGGCCCTGAGCTTCTATCCTGCGGAGATCACCCTGACCTGGCAGCGAGATGGAGAGGACCAGACCCAGGACATGGAGCTTGTGGAGACCAGGCCTGCAGGGGACGGAACCTTCCAGAAGTGGGCAGCCATGGTGGTGCCCTCTGGAGAGGAGCAGAGATACACGTGCCATGTGCAGCATGAGGGGCTGCCCAAGCCTCTCACCCTGACATGGG AGTCccgttctcagtcccctgccatCATCATGGGAATCATTGCTGGCCTGGTATTCCTTGTGGTCGTTGTAGCTCTGGTGGCTGGAGCTGTGATCTGGAGGAAGAAGAGCTCAG
- the LOC126073164 gene encoding popy Class I histocompatibility antigen, A-1 alpha chain-like isoform X13, translated as MAPRTLLLLLSGALALTQTRASSHSLRYFDTAVSRPGRGEPRFISVGYVDDTQFVRFDGDAANPRMEPRAPWMEQEGPEYWDQETRSVKGAAQTFRVDLRTLRGYYNQSDAGSHTIQRMYGCEVGPDGRLLRGYQQHAYDGADYIALNEDLSSWTAADTAAQITRHKWEADKAADQVKAYVEGACVEGLRRYLENGKESLQRADPPKAHITHHPISDREATLRCWALSFYPAEITLTWQRDGEDQTQDMELVETRPAGDGTFQKWAAMVVPSGEEQRYTCHVQHEGLPKPLTLTWESRSQSPAIIMGIIAGLVFLVVVVALVAGAVIWRKKSSGGKGGKYAQAASNNCAQGSDVSLMACKA; from the exons ATGGCGCCCCGGaccctcctcctgctgctctcGGGGGCCCTGGCCCTGACCCAGACCCGGGCGA GCTCCCACTCCCTGAGGTATTTCGACACCGCCGTGTCCCGGCCCGGCCGCGGGGAGCCCCGCTTCATCTCCGTCGGCTACGTGGACGACACGCAGTTCGTGCGGTTCGACGGCGACGCCGCGAACCCGAGGATGGAGCCGCGGGCGCCGTGGATGGAGCAGGAGGGGCCGGAGTATTGGGACCAGGAGACACGGAGCGTCAAGGGCGCCGCACAGACTTTCCGAGTGGACCTGCGGACCCTGCGCGGCTACTACAACCAGAGCGACGCCG GGTCTCACACCATCCAGAGGATGTACGGCTGTGAAGTGGGGCCCGACGGGCGCCTCCTCCGTGGCTACCAGCAGCACGCCTATGACGGCGCCGACTACATCGCCCTGAACGAGGACCTGAGCTCCTGGACGGCGGCGGACACGGCCGCTCAGATCACCCGGCACAAGTGGGAGGCTGACAAGGCTGCAGATCAGGTCAAGGCCTACGTGGAGGGTGCCTGTGTGGAGGGGCTTCGCAGATACCTGGAGAACGGGAAGGAATCTCTGCAGCGCGCAG ACCCCCCCAAAGCACACATAACCCACCACCCCATCTCTGACCGTGAGGCCACGCTGCGGTGCTGGGCCCTGAGCTTCTATCCTGCGGAGATCACCCTGACCTGGCAGCGAGATGGAGAGGACCAGACCCAGGACATGGAGCTTGTGGAGACCAGGCCTGCAGGGGACGGAACCTTCCAGAAGTGGGCAGCCATGGTGGTGCCCTCTGGAGAGGAGCAGAGATACACGTGCCATGTGCAGCATGAGGGGCTGCCCAAGCCTCTCACCCTGACATGGG AGTCccgttctcagtcccctgccatCATCATGGGAATCATTGCTGGCCTGGTATTCCTTGTGGTCGTTGTAGCTCTGGTGGCTGGAGCTGTGATCTGGAGGAAGAAGAGCTCAG
- the LOC126073164 gene encoding patr class I histocompatibility antigen, A-126 alpha chain-like isoform X6, with product MAPRTLLLLLSGALALTQTRASSHSLRYFDTAVSRPGRGEPRFISVGYVDDTQFVRFDGDAANPRMEPRAPWMEQEGPEYWDQETRSVKGAAQTFRVDLRTLRGYYNQSDAGSHTIQRMYGCEVGPDGRLLRGYQQHAYDGADYIALNEDLSSWTAADTAAQITRHKWEADKAADQVKAYVEGACVEGLRRYLENGKESLQRADPPKAHITHHPISDREATLRCWALSFYPAEITLTWQRDGEDQTQDMELVETRPAGDGTFQKWAAMVVPSGEEQRYTCHVQHEGLPKPLTLTWESRSQSPAIIMGIIAGLVFLVVVVALVAGAVIWRKKSSGGKGGNYAQAASSNSAQGSDVSLMACKA from the exons ATGGCGCCCCGGaccctcctcctgctgctctcGGGGGCCCTGGCCCTGACCCAGACCCGGGCGA GCTCCCACTCCCTGAGGTATTTCGACACCGCCGTGTCCCGGCCCGGCCGCGGGGAGCCCCGCTTCATCTCCGTCGGCTACGTGGACGACACGCAGTTCGTGCGGTTCGACGGCGACGCCGCGAACCCGAGGATGGAGCCGCGGGCGCCGTGGATGGAGCAGGAGGGGCCGGAGTATTGGGACCAGGAGACACGGAGCGTCAAGGGCGCCGCACAGACTTTCCGAGTGGACCTGCGGACCCTGCGCGGCTACTACAACCAGAGCGACGCCG GGTCTCACACCATCCAGAGGATGTACGGCTGTGAAGTGGGGCCCGACGGGCGCCTCCTCCGTGGCTACCAGCAGCACGCCTATGACGGCGCCGACTACATCGCCCTGAACGAGGACCTGAGCTCCTGGACGGCGGCGGACACGGCCGCTCAGATCACCCGGCACAAGTGGGAGGCTGACAAGGCTGCAGATCAGGTCAAGGCCTACGTGGAGGGTGCCTGTGTGGAGGGGCTTCGCAGATACCTGGAGAACGGGAAGGAATCTCTGCAGCGCGCAG ACCCCCCCAAAGCACACATAACCCACCACCCCATCTCTGACCGTGAGGCCACGCTGCGGTGCTGGGCCCTGAGCTTCTATCCTGCGGAGATCACCCTGACCTGGCAGCGAGATGGAGAGGACCAGACCCAGGACATGGAGCTTGTGGAGACCAGGCCTGCAGGGGACGGAACCTTCCAGAAGTGGGCAGCCATGGTGGTGCCCTCTGGAGAGGAGCAGAGATACACGTGCCATGTGCAGCATGAGGGGCTGCCCAAGCCTCTCACCCTGACATGGG AGTCccgttctcagtcccctgccatCATCATGGGAATCATTGCTGGCCTGGTATTCCTTGTGGTCGTTGTAGCTCTGGTGGCTGGAGCTGTGATCTGGAGGAAGAAGAGCTCAG GTGGAAAAGGAGGGAACTATGCTCAGGCTGCAA GCAGCAACAGTGCCCAGGGCTCTGATGTGTCTCTCATGGCTTGTAAAG